The genomic segment TTGGTTCGAGCATGGCTCGACCATTTTGGTCTTTGTACCTCAAGGTTTTGCCTTGGCCGATGGCATTGCGTCGGGCGTGCGAATTCAGATGGGGCAGGCCTTGCTAGAACGGCTTGGTTGATCAAACTCGGGCACGGTGGACCAAGACCGTGCTTTGTTGGCAAGGTCAATACTTCTCGGGCACGATCATGTCCGCAGGAACCGGGTGGCGGATGTAATCGGGGTTGCGAACTCGGCCCGGGAGCTCCACTTGTGGGTGAGCCACTTCGTGATATGGCACCTGTGCCAGCAAGTGGTCAATGCAATTGAGTCGGGCTTTTTTCTTGTCCACTGCCTGCACCACCCACCAAGGTGCTTCAGGTATGTGCGTGCGCTCGATCATGGTTTCCTTGGCGCGGGTGTAATCTTCCCAGCGGCGGCGGCTTTCCAAATCCATGGGGCTGAGTTTCCACTGCTTGAGCGGGTCGTGGATGCGGCCCAAAAATCGGGCGTGTTGCTCGTCATCGGTGATGGAGAACCAGTACTTCACCAGCTGAATGCCGCTGCGCACCAACATTTTTTCAAACTCAGGCACCGAGCGAAAGAACTCCTCGTATTCTTCGTCATTGCAAAACCCCATGACTTTTTCTACGCCTGCGCGGTTGTACCAGCTGCGGTCAAACAGCACAATTTCGCCTGCTGCGGGCAGGTGCGAGATGTAGCGCTGAAAGTACCACTGGGTTTTCTCACGATCGTTCGGCGCGGGCAGGGCGGCCACGCGGCACACGCGTGGGTTCAGGCGCTGGGTGATTCGCTTGATCACGCCGCCTTTGCCCGCTGCATCGCGGCCCTCAAAAAGGATGACCATGCGGTGGCCGGTTTTGACCACCCAGTCCTGCAGCATCACCAATTCGGACTGCAGCCGCAAGAGTTCACGGAAGTAATGGGTTCTTTCTCCCCAAGCGGATTCCTTGGAAGCACCTTCAACGCTCCAGCGGTCATCCAACTCCAACTCCAGTTCTTCATCCAGACTGTCAAGCAAGTCTTCGCGAAGTTGCCTTAATTGGATGTCGGTGATGGCGTTGGTGGTCATGACGTACAGACAGGATGAATCAGGGGAGCAATTTCCTCTTCTTTGATGAAAGCTTGATGACACGAATCAGCAGAGTCAAAACTGCCCATCTCCCGCATGAAGTTGAGTTCAAAGGCCATCATCAGGGTGTGCTCAAAAGGATGAGTTTCTAGGCGCTGATTTGCCGTATCGCTGCAAAACCGAGATGCCAACGCCGCTGAGCAGACCCGATGCCAAAGCGATGAGCAGGGGCCACAGAGGTGGCGGCTCAAATTGAAGAGGACCTGACAGCCAAGGCCAATGGATGGCCAAAGCCAGAAAAAAACCGGCCAAGCCGATCACCCCGTAGGCCACGGCATTGGGGGTGTTCAGGCTGCGCCAGAACTGCCCAGCGCCTGCACGATTGGACAGGATCAAGGCGGCATTGCCGGTGAGTAGTGTGATGAACAGCATGGCGCGGGTTTGGGCTTCGCTCAAAGGTGCCATGAACAGCGGGTTGGCCAGCGCAGGTGTCCACAGCGTTGTCCAGGACGCCCCGTTTGCCCCCGGCCAGAGTTGTGCCAGGTAGAAGGTCAAGCCCACAGCGCCCAACACGCACAGCCCTTGCCCCAAGGCCAGGCCGATGGCTTGCGGTCCAAACAGGGCGGCACGGGTATCGCGGGGTGGCTGCTGCATCACGTTCGCTGCTGCGGGCTCGTTCTCGAATGCGAGGGAGCAGGCCGGGTCAATCACCAGTTCCAGCAAGGCCACATGCAGAGGCAGCATCAGGGGTGGCCAGCCCATGAGCATGGGGACCAGGGCCATGCCTGCGATCGGGAAGTGGATGGCAAAGATGTATTGCATGGACTTTTGCAGGTTGCCGAAAATGCGCCGGCCCAAACGGATGCCCCGAACGATCGAGGCGAAGTTGTCGTCCACCAGCACCAGGTCAGCGGCTTCCCGAGCGACATCGGTGCCGCGTGCCCCCATGGCGATGCCCACGTGCGCGGCTTTGAGGGCCGGGGCGTCGTTGACACCATCGCCCGTCATGGCCACGACTTGGCCTTGGGTTTGCAGCGCTTGCACGATGCGCAGCTTCTGGTGCGGCGAGATGCGGGCGCAGACGGTGACCCGCCGCAGCCGCTCGCCCAAAGCCACGTCATCCAGGCCCTCCAGGGCTTCACCGGTCAGCGTGTCCCCCGCGGGCAGTCCGGCTTGCCTGGCGATTTCTTGGGCGGTGGCTGGGAAGTCACCGGTGATGACGATGACCTGAATGCCCGCCGTTTGGCAGTCGGCCACGGCTTGGGCAATTTCGGGGCGCAAGGGGTCGGTCAGCCCGATCAGGCCCAACCACGCAAAGTCAAAGTCGTGGGGGCTGTCGGGGTAACTGTGGCCATCGAATTGGCTGTGTGCCACTGCCAGAACCCGCAAGCCTTGAGCGGCCATGTCCGCCACGCAGCCCAGCCAATGCTGCCGCGCTGCCGGATTCAGGTGACACAGGTCCATGATGGCTTCGGGTGCGCCTTTGGCCGAAACCACCTGCGGATCGGCCGGGTCGAATGCCCAGACATGCGACATCGCTTTGAGGCTGGGGCTGAGGGCGTAGGTTTGCACCAACTGGCCTTTGCCGAATGCACGCTGCCCCCCGTTCAGATGGTGTTGGCCCATGGCGTGGAAGGCGGTTTCCATGGGGTCAAAGGGCGTGGGGGCACTGGCCAAAATGGCGTGTTCAATCAGCGGGTGGAAAGCCTCTGACAAGGGCGGTGCGCGATTCGGCGCAGCGCTGGCTTGGCCAGGTGCAGGTGTTGGCCAGAGCAGGGTGTTGAAAGGTTCTGCGCTGCCGACCGTTTTGGGGACGGCCAGTGCCGTCACCGTCATGCGGTTTTGCGTCAAGGTGCCGGTTTTGTCGGTGCACAGCACGCTGATGGCCCCCAGCGTTTCGATCGCGGTGATGTGCCGGGTCAGCACGCCTTCACGCGTCAGGCGACGCGCACCCATGGCCGGAAACAGCGTGAGGACCACGGAATACTCTTCGGGCAGGATGGCCATGGCCAGCGCGATGCCCGACAGCAGAGCCGGCACCCATTGACCGGTGCGCCAGCCCAGGGTGAGCACCATCACCACGCACAGCACGCCCACCAGACTGGCCAGCACCCGGACCAGTTTGGCGGTTTGTCGCTGCAAAGGTGTATCGGCTTCGCGTACCTGATTCAAGGCCAGCCCAATCTGACCGATCTGGCTGCGCATGCCGGTGGCTGTGACCACCAGTCGGCCGCTGCCGCGCACCACAAATGTGCCGCCGTGCACGCAGGAGGCTGTTGGCGGTTGGGAGGACAAGTCGCTGCCTGCCGGCAATGCCTGCACAGGGCTTTTGTCTACCGCGACCGATTCACCCGTCAACAGGGATTCGTCCATTTGCAGGTTGTTGGCCTGCAGCAGCCAGCCGTCTGCGGCGACCCGGTCGCCTTCGGAGAGCAGCAAACTGTCCCCTGCGACGACTTCGTTGGCCGGAATCTCTTGCATTTGCCCATCGCGCAGCACAGGCATGCGCTTGCGTGAGCTGGCGCAGGGCTTCGATGGCGGCCTCGGAGCGGCCTTCTTGGTAAAAGCTGAGCACCAGCACAGCCAGCACAAACACCGACAGCGTCAGTCCTTCTGCCAGATCACCCAGCAGCACGTACAGCAGCGCCGCGCTGACCAGCAAGGCGAACATGGGCTGGCGCAGCGTGTCGGCCAAGCGTCGCCACACGGTGCGACGTGTGCCCTGCGCCACTTCGTTGGGGCCATCTTCTGCCAGCCGTGTGCGGGCCTGGGCTGTTGTCAGCCCTTGGGCGGTGTTAAGGTGTTCGGGTGGGTGATCGGCTGCCATGGTCATCGGCCAGTTTGAGAGCGCCCACGCCTGCATGTATTGACCGTCGTCAAGGCAAGCCCATGGTGTCGCTCAATGCCTGCCCCAGCCTGATCAAGGAGATCCCATGAACCCCCAAATTCAGGAATTTTTGGACCGTATCCAGCAGCTGGAAACGGCCATTGAGCAAGAGGCCAAAAGCCGTCGCCAGCAGTGGCAGGCCGATTTTGAAGAGCACAAGGTGCGCTTTGAAAAAGAAGTGCTGGCCCAGCAAAAGCGCTTCAAAGAGGGTTTGCTCGGGTATGTGCTCACCGCCGATTGGCGGCATGTGCTGTGTGTGCCCTTCATTTACCCGGTGTTGCTGCCCATGCTGCTGTTCGATGCCTTCATCACGCTCTACCAATGGGTGTGTTTCCCCTTGTGCGGCATCCCCCGGGTCAAGCGCTCGGCGTATTTTGTGTACGACCGCACGCATCTGGCCTATCTGAACTGGCTGGAAAAAATCAACTGCGCGTACTGTTCTTATGGCAATGGCCTGATGGCTTACGGCCGTGAGGTGGTGGCCCTGACCGAAAAATACTGGTGCCCGATCAAGCATGCCCGCCGTAGGATGCAGGCGCATGCGCACTACCACGGCTTTGCCGATTACGGCGACGCCGAAAACTACCGCGCCGAATTGGCCCGTTTGCGTGAGGAACTCCGGCAGATGCGTGCCAGCGAGGCAGCACCCCCTGCCTGACCCCGAGGAATACCTTCGGCTTGTGTCACGTCATCGACACCCTGAGGACGCGCAGGTGAATAAAGTCAGGGCCATGAAAACATTTGCAAACTTGGCCGAATTGGCCGCTTGTATTGGCCAGGATGTGGCGGCGACCGAATGGGTGACCATCACCCAGCAACAGGTCAACCAGTTCGCCGAGGCCACGGGTGATCACCAGTGGATCCACGTCGACGTGGAAAGGGCCCAGCAAGGCCCCTTTGGTGCCCCCATCGCGCATGGCTTTTTGACCTTGTCCTTGTTGTCTCAGTTCTTTGACAAAACCATTCAGGTCACTGCCAAAAGCATGGGCGTCAATTACGGCCTGAACAAGGTCCGTTTCATGGCCCCGGTGCCGGTGGGCAGCCGTTTGCGGGCGCACCTGCATTTGCATTCGGCCACGCCCATCGAGGGCAATGGACTGCAGCTGCAGTGGAACGTGACGGTCGAGCGCGAGGGCAGCGACAAACCAGTGTGCGCTGCCGAGTCGCTGGTGCGCATTTACGCCTGAGCACTCGGGCTTGGCGCAGGGCTGGCCCCGGCAAAGCCATGTTGCCGCCAGGCTTCGAACACGGTCACAGCCACCGCATTGGACAGGTTCAGGCTGCGCTGGCCTTCGCGCATGGGCAGCTTGATGCGCTGTGCCGGTGCAAACTGTTCGCGCAGCTCGGTTGACAGGCCCCGCGTTTCCGAGCCAAAGACCAGCCAGTCGCCTGGTGCAAAAGCCACACCGTGGGCAGCGCGGCTGCCACGTGTGGTCAGGGCAAACATGCGTTCGGGGTTGGGTTTTTCCTGGGCCAGAAATGAGGCCCAGTCTGCATGGCGGCGCAAATCGGCGTACTCGTGGTAGTCCAGGCCTGCGCGGCGCATGTGTTTGTCGTCCATCGAAAAGCCCAGGGGCTCGATCAGGTGCAGCGTGCAGCCGGTATTGGCCGCGAGGCGGATGACGTTGCCGGTGTTCGGCGGGATTTCGGGCTCAACCAAGACGATATGGAACATGGCCGGTATTGTGCCTTGGCCTTCAGGATTCGCCCCCTGTTTCGGTGCGTGCCAGCACCAAGGCGCTGACCTGCGCCGCTCCCGCTGCGCGCAGCACCCCGGCTGCCATGTGCAGGGTGGCGCCACTGGTCATCACGTCGTCGATCAGCACCACCTTCTTGCCCCGTAACTGTGCGGCCCGCAAAGGCTCTACCGCAAAAGCGCCCACCAGATTGGCCAGCCGATCTGCCCGGGGCAAGGTGCGCTGCGAGGGTGTGTCGCGCGTGCGCAGCAGCATGCGGGCGTCGGCTTTGTGTGGGCTGAGTTGGCGGGCCAGCAGCCAAGATGGGTTGTAGCCGCGTTCGGCCAGGCGCTGGGCCGACAGCGGAATCGGCAGCACCCAGTCGGCTGCGTCCAGTGTGTCTTCGGCCAAGGGGGTGCTCAACATCAGGGTGGCCAAGGGTGCGGCCCAGCCGGGTTGCTGCTGAAACTTGAAGCGGGCGATCAGGTCCGACCAGGGCCAGGCATAGGCGGTGGCCGTCAGACACAGGGCCAGAGGAGCCGGTGTTTTCAGGCAAGCACCGCAGCGCTGTTCAGGGTGGGGCAAGGGCAGGGCGCAACTGGGGCAGCGGTGCTCGGGTTGGGCAAAGCGGCTGATGCAGGCCTCACACAACGGCGACTGGGGCCAGCTTTGGCAGATGGCGCAGCGGCTGGGCAGCCAAGCCCAAGCCAGGTCGGGGCGAGGCGACCAGAGCTTTGAGCCTATCCCTTGGAACCATTTGGGCCACATGAAATCAATATACTGCCGCCACCCCCTGACCACAAGGCGAACCTGTCGTTGGCCTGAAGCAGGGGACATCTTTCTCCTTGGCCATGTCTGCACCTGAACGCCCCCCCTCACTCGACCCTGTTGCTGCTGCCCGTTGGTTGGCGCATCCGGTGGGCCAGGCTTCGCCCTGGTTGCACGAAGAAGTGGCCTCCCGCATGCAGGAGCGGCTGGATTTCATCAAGCTGCAGCCCGAGCGCTGGGTCCATTGGGAGCCATTGCGAGGCGGCTTGTTGGCGCAGCGGGCTTTGCAAAAGCGCTATCCAAAAGCCCAGACCTGGCTCTGCAGCGAGCGGGAGGGGGTGGCCCTGGCTGCGCAAAAGGCGGTTCAGGGGCGTTGGTGGCAGGCCGAGCGTTGGTGGGGACCCCGCGTCGAGCGGGGCTTGCCGCCGCACGGTCAGGCCCAGATGGTGTGGGCCAACATGCTGCTGCACACGTGTGCGCAACCTCAACAAATGCTGAAAAACTGGCACAACACCTTGGCTGTGGACGGTTTTTTGATGTTTTCGTGTTTGGGACCCGACAGCCTGCGGGAGTTGCGCGATGCCTATGCTCGGCAGGGCTGGCCCGAGCCCGCCCACGAGTTCACCGACATGCACGATTGGGGGGACATGCTGGTCGAGGCGGGGTTTGCCGAGCCGGTCATGGACATGGAGCGCATCACACTGACCTATGAGTCACCGCAGCGCATGCTCGACGACTTGCGGGCTTGGGGGCGCAATCTGAACGTCAATCGCTTTGCGGGTTTGCGGGGGCGCCTCTGGCGAGCACAGCTCGATCAGGCCTTGCTGTCACTGGCTCGGCCTGAGGCGGGTGGGCGTTTGTCGCTCAATTTCGAGATTGTGTATGGCCATGCGCTCAAACCCCGGCCACGCGCTGCCGTGAGTGCCCAAACGGAAATCGGTCTGGATCAGATGCGCCAAATGCTGCGCAGCGGCAAACCCATATCCGACAAAGTTTGAGTTGAATCAAAACCCCCGTTTATCTCGGGTAAAATCCGTCGGGTTTTAGCCAGAATGCTTGCCTCAAGAGTGTTAGGTTATTGAAAGTTGACGCGTGTCAAATCCAGCTTACCAGTTTGCACAAGAGTCCGGACCGGCCATTCAGTGGCAGTTGCGACGCAATTGTTCGGTAACACCTGCCCAGTTGGGTTGGCTTTACCTGTCTTTGTGTGTCGTGTCCTTGGGCATCGGTGTGTTCTTCTGGGTGCAAGGGGCCACTTTGGTTCTTGCGTTCGCAGGACTGGAAATTGCGTTGGTCGGTTTGGCCTTTTTGGCCTATGCCCGGCATGCGACCGATGGCGAGTGGATTTCACTGCAGGGCACCAGCCTGGTGGTGGAAAAAGAATCAGCCGGGCGCCGCGAGCGTGCAGAGTTTTCGCGTCAGTGGGTGAGGGTTGAGCCCAAATCCGGCGATCACAGCCTGATCGAGTTGTCAGGCCAGGGTCGTTCGATCGAGGTGGGGCGCTTTGTGCGACCCGAGTTGCGCCAAGTTTTGGCGCGAGAAATCAGAAGGGCATTGCGTTCAGCGTGATGTCCGGTGATGAACAGGGCCTGGCCTGGTTTGTCAATGGTGTGAGTTCAACAGAGTCTTGGAAGTTAGTGAGAACCATGAAGAATATTTCCAACCAATTGGCTTCGCTGCTGTCGCGCGCGGGCATTTTTGCAGGCGCTTGGGTGGCTACCGCTGCACTTGCTGTCAATGACTTGCCAGGCGGCCCTGCTGTCAACCAACTCAATTTGCATCCGCCGGTCACCAAAATTGCCGAAGAGCAGCAATGGCTGCATTGGTTCATGTTGATCATCTGCACCGTGATCTTCATTGCCGTGTTTGCGGTCATGTTCTATTCCATCTGGAAGCACCGCAAGTCGGTGGGCCACAAACCTGCCACCTTCACCGAGTCCATCACGGTCGAAGTGATCTGGACGGCTGTGCCTTTCCTGATCGTGATCCTGATGGCCTTGCCGGCCACCAAAGTGCTGGTAGCCCAAAAAGACACCACCAACGCCGATCTGACGGTCAAAGTCACTGGCTACCAGTGGAAATGGGGCTATGACTACATCAAGGGCCAGGGCGAAGGTCTGAGCTACATCTCCACACTCGATTCGTCGCAGCGTGCCATGTCCGACGCTGGTAAGCCGCAAGGCGACAACTACCTGCTCAAGGTTGACAACCCACTGGTGGTGCCTGTCGGTCAGAAAGTGCGCGTGATCACCACCGCCAACGATGTGATCCACGCATTTGCAGTGCCGGCCTTCGGTATCAAACAAGATGCGATCCCTGGCTTCGTGCGCGACACTTGGTTCCGCGCCGAAAAAACAGGTGATTTCTATGGACAGTGCCAAGAGCTGTGCGGCAAAGAGCACGCCTACATGCCGATCCACGTGAAGGTCTTGTCGGCTGCTGACTACGCTGCCTGGGTCGACACCGAGAAGAAAAAGCAAGCGGCCAAAGCCGATGACCCAGCCAAAGTCTGGGCGCTGGACGACCTCTCCAAGCGCGGTGAAAAGGTTTATGCGGCCAACTGCGCGGCCTGCCACCAGGCCAACGGCAAAGGTGCGGGTGCCATCAAGGCTGTGGACGGCTCTGCGGTCGTGCTCGATGCCGACAAGTCCAAGCAAATCGCGGTGATGCTGAACGGTCAAAACAACGGCGCCATGCCCGCATGGAAACAGCTGTCGGACACCGAAATCGCCGCTGTGATCACTTACACCAAGAACAACTGGTCCAACAAGACCGGGCAAATCGTGCAGCCGGCTGAAGTTCTGGCCGCTCGCAAATAAGCCGTACCGTATCCCAATCAAAGGAAATCAAGATGAGTGCCGTTCTAGACCATCACGATCACGCCCATGACGACCACGGTCACGCGCCTGCGGGCTGGCGTCGCTGGGTGTATGCCACCAACCACAAAGACATTGGTACCTTGTACCTGTTGTTCAGCTTTGCCATGCTCATGGTCGGCGGCGTCTTGGCGCTGGGTATCCGCGCCGAGTTGTTCCAGCCTGGCTTGCAAATCGTGAACCCTGAGTTGTTCAACCAGTTCACCACCATGCACGGCATCATCATGGTGTTCGGTGCCATCATGCCGGCCTTTGTGGGCTTTGCGAACTGGATGCTGCCGCTGCAAATCGGCGCGTCCGACATGGCCTTTGCCCGCATGAACAACTTCAGCTTCTGGCTGATGATTCCGGCCGCCTTGATGTTGGTGGGCTCATTCTTCATGCCTGGCGGCGCACCCGCAGCCGGCTGGACTTTGTACGCGCCTTTGACCCTGCAAATGGGGCCATCGATGGACGCGGGTATTTTTGCCATGCACATCCTGGGCGCTTCGTCCATCATGGGCTCGATCAACATCATCGTCACCATTCTCAACATGCGCGCTCCTGGCATGACTTTGATGAAGATGCCCATGTTCGCTTGGACATGGTTGATCACCGCTTACTTGCTGATTGCTGTGATGCCTGTGTTGGCTGGCGCGATCACCATGACCCTGACCGACCGCCACTTTGGCACCAGTTTCTTCAACCCCGCTGGTGGTGGTGACCCGGTCATGTACCAGCACATCTTCTGGTTCTTCGGTCACCCCGAGGTGTACATCATGATCTTGCCGGCCTTCGGCATCATCAGCCAGATCGTGCCTGCATTCGCTCGCAAGAAACTGTTCGGCTACGCCTCCATGGTCTACGCCACATCGTCGATCGCCATTTTGTCGTTCATCGTGTGGGCTCACCACATGTTCACCACCGGCATGCCAGTGACGGGTCAGTTGTTCTTCATGTACGCCACGATGCTGATCGCCGTGCCCACGGCAGTCAAGATCTTCAACTGGATCGCGACCATGTGGCGTGGCTCCATGACCTTTGAAACCCCGATGCTGTTTGCGGTGGGCTTCATTTTCGTGTTCACCATGGGCGGTTTCACCGGCCTGATTTTGGCCATGGCGCCGATCGACATCCAGTTGCAAGACACTTATTACGTGGTGGCCCACTTCCACTATGTGCTGGTGGCGGGTTCGCTGTTTGCGCTGTTCGCCGGTGTTTACTACTGGATTCCCAAGTGGACGGGCGTGATGTACCACGAGACACGCGGCAAGATCCATTTCTGGTGGTCACTGATCTCCTTCAACGTCACGTTCTTTCCGATGCACTTCTTGGGCTTGGCCGGTATGCCCCGTCGTTATGCCGACTACCCCATGCAGTTCACCGACTTCAACATGATCGCCTCGGTGGGTGCCTTCTTCTTTGGCTTTGCACAGGTTTACTTCTTCCTGTTCATCGTTTTGCCTGCCATGATGGGCAAGGGCGAAAAAGCACCGCAAAAGCCTTGGGAAGCTGCGGAAGGTTTGGAGTGGGAAGTGCCATCGCCTGCACCTTTTCACACCTTTGAGAACCCTCCGAAGCTGGATGCCACCGCGACCCGCGTGATCGGTTGATGCCCATGGCCCTGACCCCTGAACAAAGAAAAAGCAATGTCCGCCTGGGCCTGATCCTGGCCTCGGTGGCACTGACGGTGCTGTTGGGATTCGTGGCCAAGTTGCTGTTGTTGAATTCTTGAAAGACCCTCAATGAACCTGCGTGGTGAAAATCTGAAGATGGTGGGCAAGCTGGCGGTGGTGACCGCGGGCATGTTCTGCTTCGGTTACGCGCTGGTCCCCATTTACAAGGCCATTTGCGAAATCACAGGCATCAACATCTTGTCGATATCCGAGACCCAGGTCCCGGGCAACGCCAAGGCGGGCAAAGCCGCTGAGGTGTTGCGCAACAGCCAGGTCGATACCAGCAGAACCATCACCGTCGAGTTCGACGCCAATGTGCGCGGCCCCTGGGAGTTCAAGCCGGAAAAACGTTCCATGCAGGTTCACCCTGGCGAACTCAGCACCGTGATGTACGAGTTCCAGAATGTGCAAAACCGCCGCATGGCCGCTCAGGCCATTCCCAGCTATGCACCGCGCAACGCGGCCAACCACTTCAACAAGCTCGAGTGTTTCTGTTTCAACCAGTACACCCTGGAGCCCGGCGAGAAAAAATCCTGGCCCGTCGCCTTTGTGATCGACCCCAAGTTGTCCAAAGACGTGACCACCATCACGCTGTCCTACACCTTCTTTGAGGTGGGCGGCAAAACGCCGGCGGCTCCGACAGCGCCATTGGCCGCTGCCGTTCAGCCCTTGCCCCTCAAGACAGGTCTGGGATCATGAGCCAGCCAGAGGTGCCCGTGTCCAAAACGCCCTGGTTGCGCACCATTCAGGCCGTTCTTTGGTCCTTTGTCGGTCTTCGCAAGAATTCCGAGTACCAGCAAGACATTGAAAAGCTCAACCCGTTCCACATCATCGGTGTGGCCATTGGTGCGGCATTGTTGTTTGTTCTGGGGCTGATTGCCCTGGTCAATTGGGTTGTGGTTCAGCCCACCGGCCTTTAACCGCCAAAGATAAGATTTCGATAGAAGAGAGAGCAGGAGTTCCCATGAGTTCAGCAGCACACGGCAGCACGCCTTATTACTACGTACCGCACGAGTCACGTCACCCTGTGATGTCGGCCATTGGCTTGTTTTTCGTCATCCTGGGCGCAGGCCAGTGGATCAACGGCGCTGAATGGGGCATGTATTGCCTGTTCTTCGGCCTGGCTTGGTGGTTGATCGTCCTGTACCAGTGGTTCTCTGAGGCCGTGCACGAAAGTGAAACCGGCATGTACGGCCGCAAAATCGATCTGTCCTACCGCTGGAGCATGACCTGGTTCATCTTCTCGGAAGTGATGTTCTTTGGCGCTTTCTTCACCGCACTGTGGTGGGCCCGTTCGCATTCGATTCCTGCGCTCGGCAGCCTGGAAAACGCATTGCTTTGGCCTGACTTCAAAGCCGCTTGGCCCAGCGTGGTGGCCGGTGCGACCACTTCGCCAGCCGGTTTTGTCGAGCCCTTCCAAACCATGGGCCCCTTCTGGTTGCCGACCATCAACACCGCTTTGCTTTTGACTTCGGGCGTGACGCTGACCATTGCTCACCATGCTCTGCAAGTGGGCAATCGCAGCAAAACCATCATGTTCATGTG from the Limnohabitans sp. 2KL-27 genome contains:
- a CDS encoding MaoC family dehydratase — protein: MKTFANLAELAACIGQDVAATEWVTITQQQVNQFAEATGDHQWIHVDVERAQQGPFGAPIAHGFLTLSLLSQFFDKTIQVTAKSMGVNYGLNKVRFMAPVPVGSRLRAHLHLHSATPIEGNGLQLQWNVTVEREGSDKPVCAAESLVRIYA
- a CDS encoding ComF family protein encodes the protein MWPKWFQGIGSKLWSPRPDLAWAWLPSRCAICQSWPQSPLCEACISRFAQPEHRCPSCALPLPHPEQRCGACLKTPAPLALCLTATAYAWPWSDLIARFKFQQQPGWAAPLATLMLSTPLAEDTLDAADWVLPIPLSAQRLAERGYNPSWLLARQLSPHKADARMLLRTRDTPSQRTLPRADRLANLVGAFAVEPLRAAQLRGKKVVLIDDVMTSGATLHMAAGVLRAAGAAQVSALVLARTETGGES
- a CDS encoding cation-translocating P-type ATPase encodes the protein MPVLRDGQMQEIPANEVVAGDSLLLSEGDRVAADGWLLQANNLQMDESLLTGESVAVDKSPVQALPAGSDLSSQPPTASCVHGGTFVVRGSGRLVVTATGMRSQIGQIGLALNQVREADTPLQRQTAKLVRVLASLVGVLCVVMVLTLGWRTGQWVPALLSGIALAMAILPEEYSVVLTLFPAMGARRLTREGVLTRHITAIETLGAISVLCTDKTGTLTQNRMTVTALAVPKTVGSAEPFNTLLWPTPAPGQASAAPNRAPPLSEAFHPLIEHAILASAPTPFDPMETAFHAMGQHHLNGGQRAFGKGQLVQTYALSPSLKAMSHVWAFDPADPQVVSAKGAPEAIMDLCHLNPAARQHWLGCVADMAAQGLRVLAVAHSQFDGHSYPDSPHDFDFAWLGLIGLTDPLRPEIAQAVADCQTAGIQVIVITGDFPATAQEIARQAGLPAGDTLTGEALEGLDDVALGERLRRVTVCARISPHQKLRIVQALQTQGQVVAMTGDGVNDAPALKAAHVGIAMGARGTDVAREAADLVLVDDNFASIVRGIRLGRRIFGNLQKSMQYIFAIHFPIAGMALVPMLMGWPPLMLPLHVALLELVIDPACSLAFENEPAAANVMQQPPRDTRAALFGPQAIGLALGQGLCVLGAVGLTFYLAQLWPGANGASWTTLWTPALANPLFMAPLSEAQTRAMLFITLLTGNAALILSNRAGAGQFWRSLNTPNAVAYGVIGLAGFFLALAIHWPWLSGPLQFEPPPLWPLLIALASGLLSGVGISVLQRYGKSAPRNSSF
- a CDS encoding biotin synthase; protein product: MSAPERPPSLDPVAAARWLAHPVGQASPWLHEEVASRMQERLDFIKLQPERWVHWEPLRGGLLAQRALQKRYPKAQTWLCSEREGVALAAQKAVQGRWWQAERWWGPRVERGLPPHGQAQMVWANMLLHTCAQPQQMLKNWHNTLAVDGFLMFSCLGPDSLRELRDAYARQGWPEPAHEFTDMHDWGDMLVEAGFAEPVMDMERITLTYESPQRMLDDLRAWGRNLNVNRFAGLRGRLWRAQLDQALLSLARPEAGGRLSLNFEIVYGHALKPRPRAAVSAQTEIGLDQMRQMLRSGKPISDKV
- the ppk2 gene encoding polyphosphate kinase 2, whose amino-acid sequence is MTTNAITDIQLRQLREDLLDSLDEELELELDDRWSVEGASKESAWGERTHYFRELLRLQSELVMLQDWVVKTGHRMVILFEGRDAAGKGGVIKRITQRLNPRVCRVAALPAPNDREKTQWYFQRYISHLPAAGEIVLFDRSWYNRAGVEKVMGFCNDEEYEEFFRSVPEFEKMLVRSGIQLVKYWFSITDDEQHARFLGRIHDPLKQWKLSPMDLESRRRWEDYTRAKETMIERTHIPEAPWWVVQAVDKKKARLNCIDHLLAQVPYHEVAHPQVELPGRVRNPDYIRHPVPADMIVPEKY
- the coxB gene encoding cytochrome c oxidase subunit II, with translation MKNISNQLASLLSRAGIFAGAWVATAALAVNDLPGGPAVNQLNLHPPVTKIAEEQQWLHWFMLIICTVIFIAVFAVMFYSIWKHRKSVGHKPATFTESITVEVIWTAVPFLIVILMALPATKVLVAQKDTTNADLTVKVTGYQWKWGYDYIKGQGEGLSYISTLDSSQRAMSDAGKPQGDNYLLKVDNPLVVPVGQKVRVITTANDVIHAFAVPAFGIKQDAIPGFVRDTWFRAEKTGDFYGQCQELCGKEHAYMPIHVKVLSAADYAAWVDTEKKKQAAKADDPAKVWALDDLSKRGEKVYAANCAACHQANGKGAGAIKAVDGSAVVLDADKSKQIAVMLNGQNNGAMPAWKQLSDTEIAAVITYTKNNWSNKTGQIVQPAEVLAARK
- the trmL gene encoding tRNA (uridine(34)/cytosine(34)/5-carboxymethylaminomethyluridine(34)-2'-O)-methyltransferase TrmL produces the protein MFHIVLVEPEIPPNTGNVIRLAANTGCTLHLIEPLGFSMDDKHMRRAGLDYHEYADLRRHADWASFLAQEKPNPERMFALTTRGSRAAHGVAFAPGDWLVFGSETRGLSTELREQFAPAQRIKLPMREGQRSLNLSNAVAVTVFEAWRQHGFAGASPAPSPSAQA
- a CDS encoding DUF2244 domain-containing protein — encoded protein: MSNPAYQFAQESGPAIQWQLRRNCSVTPAQLGWLYLSLCVVSLGIGVFFWVQGATLVLAFAGLEIALVGLAFLAYARHATDGEWISLQGTSLVVEKESAGRRERAEFSRQWVRVEPKSGDHSLIELSGQGRSIEVGRFVRPELRQVLAREIRRALRSA